In one window of Nocardiopsis aegyptia DNA:
- the yczE gene encoding membrane protein YczE translates to MITPILPRPRLQRLVRLYVGLVLYGLSGALLIEARLGSMPWDVLHQGLALRSGLSVGTWSVIVGAALMLLWIPLRQKPGLGTLSNVVVIGVGVDVFMWLMPTTESLVLRVGLLALGVLACAVATGCYIGAGLGAGPRDGLMTGLAARGWSVRLARTVIEITVVVTGVLLGGTVGVGTVVFAVTIGPLAQVFIPMFRMTEMPSDEPKSSHR, encoded by the coding sequence CGCCTCGTGCGGCTCTACGTCGGCCTGGTGCTGTACGGGCTCAGCGGCGCCCTGCTGATCGAGGCACGGCTGGGATCGATGCCCTGGGACGTGCTCCACCAGGGCCTGGCCCTGCGGTCGGGACTGTCCGTGGGCACGTGGAGCGTGATCGTGGGCGCCGCGCTCATGCTGCTGTGGATCCCGTTGCGCCAGAAGCCGGGGCTGGGCACGCTGAGCAACGTGGTGGTGATCGGCGTGGGCGTCGACGTGTTCATGTGGCTGATGCCGACGACCGAGTCGCTGGTGCTACGGGTGGGGCTGCTGGCCCTGGGCGTGCTGGCGTGCGCCGTGGCGACCGGCTGCTACATCGGCGCCGGACTGGGCGCCGGCCCGCGGGACGGGCTCATGACGGGGCTGGCGGCGCGCGGGTGGTCCGTGCGGCTGGCGCGCACTGTCATCGAGATCACGGTGGTGGTCACCGGAGTGCTCCTCGGCGGTACGGTCGGGGTCGGGACTGTGGTGTTCGCTGTCACTATCGGACCACTCGCGCAGGTCTTCATTCCGATGTTCCGAATGACTGAAATGCCGTCGGACGAACCGAAATCATCTCACCGTTAG
- a CDS encoding NACHT domain-containing protein, which yields MAKQLMYADALRILGKNDSEVLDLAEKLTDGGLGLVGVPDLFGARGALVSKGRQALEGIRGKLKGESRLSRTEKIEAAYQVLVVVAFFEAVEESLESAGAPFTLNDLDITADEQTALLGMCTRFRYSLSSQGSEWEGTSSGLVMLTDEFLGFLPGLAAVERHGITGGGHPVLARLSRVLPDLSAERLAESYRRLAADIPEFGMWVHLDEHARTRRALGTGMGELRRRLDAIGSGRAVGARRRELSDGYQAVLRKPVLGSDDVPAWMALPSLGDCYVPPRGCVAFTRRSSAPSTEDWWAEQTTVEDLQPFIAAHLVHPACTSRPTVLLGHPGSGKSTFTQILAAQLPASDFLPIRVELRAVRPNAPIHLQIEEGLAAALHTHVSWRELAESADGALPVVILDGFDELLQATGVDRSDYLERVQEFQHQQEAIGQPVAVIVTSRTVVANRTRFPPDTTVIRLEPFGEEQIGELLSVWNRANGRAFSDAGLAPLTMDVLAPYRELAEQPLLLLMLLIYDARDNALSRASGTLSHGQLYERLLTMFARREVDKLHPGLGGPALDRAVEDELRRLEIAAMAMFARGRQSVHADELDRDLSVLMPEAAQRPTDADLHGQIAPAHQVLGRFFFVHESRAQASGSAASVFEFLHATFGEYLVARAVTSALDELVEDRARSLRRRGGPQHLDDGELHALSSFAAFAGREKVVDFLDERLRQRSADDPDLVGEYTALLIELFQEAPFPAPNRSYTAYEPQRLAMSAREGRYTANLVTLLVLVARRPLRLEELFPDARDRWHAWRATVAQWRALPSSQWFGVMDTLRIRHHGYLEGRDAFTSIEREDRSPVVVGECLGFELRADVDTDPSVADPYQVTVPCLSVTSELLRSMALQANSTASRMSLILLPYLKHVSPDVGTWHTDQELGSAWIEAYEVLRLRLGPAEEKAHDRVDSYRRLLQQPRFGEVQLLALRQAAEDLALLRPGSHERSTLAEVVRHYLTEELPTTIGDSPVPAAFRPVLTLLRHQLPDLERIESEFRHR from the coding sequence ATGGCCAAGCAGCTCATGTACGCCGACGCCCTGCGGATTCTCGGCAAGAACGACTCGGAGGTCCTGGACCTGGCGGAGAAGCTCACCGACGGCGGCCTGGGACTCGTGGGAGTACCGGACCTGTTCGGGGCCCGGGGCGCGTTGGTGAGCAAGGGCCGCCAGGCCCTGGAGGGCATCCGCGGCAAGCTCAAGGGAGAGAGCCGCCTGTCCCGGACGGAGAAGATCGAGGCGGCCTACCAGGTCCTGGTGGTCGTGGCGTTCTTCGAGGCGGTGGAGGAGTCACTCGAGAGCGCCGGAGCACCCTTCACCCTGAACGACCTCGACATCACCGCCGACGAGCAGACGGCTCTGCTCGGGATGTGCACACGCTTCCGCTACTCGCTCTCGAGTCAGGGCAGCGAGTGGGAGGGAACCAGCTCGGGCCTGGTCATGCTCACCGACGAGTTCCTCGGGTTCCTCCCCGGCCTGGCCGCGGTGGAGCGGCACGGCATCACGGGGGGCGGCCACCCGGTCCTGGCCCGCCTGTCCCGCGTGCTGCCCGACCTGTCCGCGGAACGCCTGGCCGAGTCCTACCGCCGGCTGGCCGCCGACATCCCGGAGTTCGGCATGTGGGTGCACCTCGACGAACACGCCCGGACGCGGCGGGCCCTCGGCACCGGAATGGGCGAACTGCGTCGGCGACTGGACGCCATCGGATCCGGCAGGGCGGTCGGCGCACGCCGCCGAGAGCTCAGCGACGGTTACCAGGCCGTCCTGCGCAAGCCCGTGCTCGGGTCGGACGATGTCCCCGCCTGGATGGCACTGCCCAGCCTCGGGGACTGCTACGTACCGCCGCGGGGATGCGTCGCCTTCACACGACGCAGCAGCGCGCCCTCCACGGAGGACTGGTGGGCGGAACAGACGACGGTCGAGGACCTCCAACCGTTCATCGCCGCCCACCTGGTCCACCCCGCCTGCACCAGTCGGCCGACCGTGCTCCTCGGGCACCCGGGCTCGGGCAAGTCGACGTTCACCCAGATCCTCGCGGCCCAGCTCCCCGCGTCCGACTTCCTGCCGATTCGGGTGGAACTGCGGGCGGTGCGCCCCAACGCCCCCATCCACCTCCAGATCGAGGAGGGCCTGGCCGCCGCACTGCACACGCACGTGTCCTGGCGCGAACTCGCGGAGTCGGCCGACGGCGCCCTGCCGGTCGTCATCCTGGACGGCTTCGACGAACTCCTCCAGGCCACCGGTGTCGACCGCTCCGACTACCTCGAACGGGTCCAGGAGTTCCAGCACCAGCAGGAGGCCATCGGCCAACCGGTGGCCGTCATCGTCACCAGCCGTACCGTCGTCGCGAACCGGACGCGGTTCCCTCCCGACACCACGGTCATCCGGCTGGAACCCTTCGGTGAGGAGCAGATCGGGGAACTGCTCTCGGTGTGGAACCGGGCGAACGGCCGAGCCTTCTCCGACGCCGGCCTGGCACCGCTCACCATGGACGTCCTGGCCCCGTACCGCGAACTCGCCGAACAGCCCCTGCTCCTGCTCATGCTGCTCATCTACGACGCCCGGGACAACGCGCTGTCCCGGGCGTCGGGCACGCTCTCGCACGGGCAGCTGTACGAGCGCCTGCTCACGATGTTCGCCCGGCGCGAGGTCGACAAGCTCCATCCGGGCCTGGGCGGCCCCGCGCTCGACCGGGCGGTGGAGGACGAGCTGCGCCGCCTGGAGATCGCGGCGATGGCGATGTTCGCCCGGGGCCGGCAGAGCGTGCACGCCGACGAACTCGACCGCGACCTCTCCGTCCTGATGCCGGAGGCCGCACAGCGCCCCACGGACGCCGACCTGCACGGGCAGATCGCGCCCGCGCACCAGGTGCTCGGGCGGTTCTTCTTCGTCCACGAGTCGCGGGCCCAGGCGTCCGGCTCGGCGGCGAGCGTCTTCGAGTTCCTGCACGCCACCTTCGGCGAGTACTTGGTGGCCCGGGCGGTCACCTCGGCTCTGGACGAATTGGTCGAGGACCGCGCCCGGTCCCTGCGGCGGCGGGGCGGCCCCCAGCACCTGGACGACGGCGAACTCCACGCCCTGTCCTCCTTCGCAGCCTTCGCCGGGCGGGAGAAGGTGGTGGACTTCCTGGACGAGCGGCTCAGGCAGCGGTCCGCGGACGACCCCGACCTCGTCGGGGAGTACACCGCACTGCTCATCGAACTGTTCCAGGAGGCGCCCTTCCCCGCGCCCAACCGTTCGTACACGGCCTACGAGCCGCAGCGGCTCGCGATGTCGGCCCGGGAGGGCCGCTACACCGCCAACCTGGTCACGCTGCTCGTCCTGGTCGCGCGGCGGCCCCTGCGGCTGGAGGAACTCTTCCCCGACGCACGGGACCGCTGGCACGCCTGGCGGGCGACCGTGGCGCAGTGGCGGGCACTGCCGTCGAGCCAGTGGTTCGGCGTCATGGACACCCTGCGCATCCGCCACCACGGTTATCTCGAGGGCCGCGACGCGTTCACCTCGATCGAGCGCGAGGACCGCTCCCCCGTCGTCGTCGGCGAGTGTCTGGGCTTCGAACTCCGCGCCGACGTGGACACCGATCCGTCCGTGGCCGACCCGTACCAGGTCACCGTGCCCTGTCTCTCGGTGACCTCCGAGCTGCTGCGCTCCATGGCGCTGCAGGCCAACAGCACCGCGTCCCGTATGAGCCTCATCCTCCTGCCGTACCTGAAGCACGTCTCGCCCGATGTGGGCACGTGGCACACCGACCAGGAACTCGGAAGCGCGTGGATCGAGGCCTATGAAGTCCTGCGGCTGCGTCTGGGACCGGCCGAGGAGAAAGCCCACGACCGAGTCGACTCCTACCGTCGTCTGCTCCAGCAGCCCCGCTTCGGCGAGGTGCAACTCCTGGCGCTTCGGCAGGCCGCCGAGGACCTGGCCCTGCTGCGGCCCGGTTCCCATGAGCGCTCGACGCTGGCCGAGGTCGTGCGCCACTACCTGACCGAAGAGCTCCCGACCACGATCGGCGACTCACCCGTGCCCGCCGCGTTCCGGCCGGTCCTGACCCTCCTGCGGCACCAGCTCCCCGATCTCGAACGGATCGAGAGCGAGTTCCGGCACCGCTGA
- a CDS encoding NACHT domain-containing protein has protein sequence MAKQLTYADALKTLGGNDSEVLNLAEKLADGGLGLVGVPDLFGARGALVSKGRQALEGMASKLKGESRQTRTAKIQAAHHILVLVAFFEAVEESLAAMDAPFTLADLEFTREEQVRLLDHVLTHSGALPVPSLGSAWAPRFFSDFLFRYFTDVLLGLAVAEEHGITSATHPLLEGLREVVPDQAARRYQETYRQLAAEIPEFGMWVHLDEHEHTRRAVGTGLTELKRALEEIGSRREVAGRRRELAAGYRAVLRQPVLRSDDAPAGLVLPPLEDAYVPPRGRAGYAVRSGTPSAEEWWEALPVDDDLQGAVAAHLVHPVATEVPTVILGHPGAGKSKFTEMLAARLPAADFLPIRVELRSVPPNAPIHVQIEEGLTAALHTRVSWRELVESADGALPVVILDGFDELLQATGVDRSDYLERVQEFQRQQEAMDQPVAVIVTSRTVVADRARFPDGSMVMRLEPFDDVHIERMLAVWNRANAHAFAAAGLEPLTARDLAPYRELAEQPLLLLMLLIYDAEDNALRRASETLSHADLYERLLTMFARREVDKHRSGLGRDDFDAAVEDELRRLEVAALAMFNRRKQSVSADELDEDLDVLMPDAAVRPEDADLHGRIAPAHQVLGRFFFVHESRAQEVDGAASVFEFLHATFGEFLVARAVLAALDVVEESRPRPSRRRGRGRVTRPDDGELYALSSFASYAGRQKVVEFLDELLRRRLEENPGIGVDYASLLNELFREAPFPAANRSLTDYEPVRLPYTRREATYTSNLLLLLCLVRSEPVDARELFPGASEPHQELQHVTSMWRTLPGSEWFSIVSTLRVRHLNGWEDDGPVTVIEREDGSPVDIGECLGFEIRANHEATPSLTDPYGITVPYETTTSRLLRSMAMRVNGTAARFTLGMLPYLRHVSTDLATWYLDQDSRSAWIELHEILKLRLEPVTADPDGRLDTYGRLLGQPSLGRIELLVLRQAAEDLPMLSPERRADLVGTVHSFVRGLESAVVGSALGLDAVLPVLEALRKYDRDLPTHRVLTLAAENTAHAALPGTDPFAIAPPTGRLPYNSAGYYGDDGRLDVRSRPRP, from the coding sequence ATGGCGAAGCAGCTGACCTACGCCGACGCCCTCAAGACGCTCGGCGGCAACGACTCCGAGGTCCTGAACCTGGCCGAGAAGCTCGCCGACGGCGGGCTCGGGCTCGTCGGCGTCCCGGACCTGTTCGGGGCCCGGGGCGCGCTGGTGAGCAAGGGACGCCAGGCCCTGGAGGGCATGGCGTCCAAGCTCAAGGGCGAGAGCCGCCAGACCCGCACGGCGAAGATCCAGGCGGCACACCACATCCTGGTCCTGGTGGCGTTCTTCGAGGCGGTGGAGGAGTCCCTGGCGGCGATGGACGCCCCCTTCACCCTGGCGGACCTGGAGTTCACCCGGGAGGAGCAGGTCCGGCTCCTGGACCACGTCCTCACGCACTCCGGCGCCCTGCCGGTCCCCTCCCTCGGCTCCGCCTGGGCCCCGCGCTTCTTCTCCGACTTCCTCTTCCGGTACTTCACCGACGTCCTGCTGGGGCTCGCCGTCGCCGAGGAGCACGGCATCACCTCCGCCACCCACCCCCTGTTGGAGGGGCTGCGCGAGGTCGTGCCCGACCAGGCCGCGCGGCGCTATCAGGAGACCTACCGCCAACTGGCCGCCGAGATCCCGGAGTTCGGGATGTGGGTGCACCTGGACGAGCACGAGCACACCCGCCGGGCCGTGGGGACCGGGCTCACGGAACTGAAGCGCGCCCTGGAGGAGATCGGCTCCCGGCGGGAGGTGGCGGGCCGGCGGCGGGAGCTGGCCGCCGGGTACCGGGCGGTGCTGCGCCAACCCGTCCTGCGCTCGGACGACGCCCCGGCCGGACTCGTCCTGCCGCCGCTGGAGGACGCCTACGTGCCCCCGCGCGGGCGCGCCGGATACGCGGTGCGCAGCGGCACCCCCTCGGCGGAGGAGTGGTGGGAGGCGCTGCCGGTCGACGACGACCTGCAGGGCGCGGTCGCCGCCCACCTCGTGCACCCCGTGGCCACCGAGGTGCCCACCGTGATCCTGGGCCACCCCGGCGCGGGCAAGTCCAAGTTCACCGAGATGCTCGCCGCCCGGCTGCCCGCCGCCGACTTCCTCCCGATTCGGGTGGAGCTGCGCTCGGTCCCGCCCAACGCCCCCATCCACGTGCAGATCGAGGAGGGGCTGACCGCCGCGCTGCACACCCGGGTGTCCTGGCGCGAACTCGTGGAGTCCGCCGACGGCGCGCTGCCGGTCGTCATCCTGGACGGCTTCGACGAACTCCTCCAGGCCACCGGTGTCGACCGCTCCGACTACCTGGAGCGCGTCCAGGAGTTCCAGCGCCAGCAGGAGGCCATGGACCAGCCGGTGGCGGTCATCGTCACCAGCCGCACGGTGGTCGCCGACCGCGCCCGTTTCCCGGACGGCTCGATGGTGATGCGGCTGGAGCCCTTCGACGACGTGCACATCGAGCGGATGCTGGCGGTGTGGAACCGGGCCAACGCCCACGCCTTCGCCGCGGCCGGGCTGGAGCCGCTGACCGCGCGGGACCTGGCCCCCTACCGGGAGCTGGCCGAGCAGCCCCTGCTGTTGCTGATGCTGCTGATCTACGACGCCGAGGACAACGCCCTGCGGCGGGCGTCGGAGACCCTCTCGCACGCGGACCTGTACGAACGCCTGCTCACGATGTTCGCCCGGCGGGAGGTCGACAAGCACCGGTCGGGGCTGGGCCGGGACGACTTCGACGCGGCCGTGGAGGACGAGCTGCGCCGCCTGGAGGTCGCGGCGCTGGCGATGTTCAACCGGCGCAAGCAGAGTGTGAGCGCCGACGAGCTGGACGAGGACCTCGACGTCCTCATGCCCGACGCGGCCGTGCGGCCCGAGGACGCGGACCTGCACGGGCGGATCGCGCCCGCGCACCAGGTCCTGGGGCGGTTCTTCTTCGTGCACGAGTCGAGGGCCCAGGAGGTCGACGGGGCGGCGAGCGTCTTCGAGTTCCTGCACGCCACCTTCGGCGAGTTCCTGGTGGCCCGGGCCGTCCTCGCGGCCCTGGACGTGGTGGAGGAGTCGCGGCCGCGTCCCTCACGGCGCCGTGGCCGGGGCCGGGTGACCCGGCCGGACGACGGCGAGCTGTACGCGCTGTCCTCGTTCGCGAGCTACGCCGGACGGCAGAAGGTCGTGGAGTTCCTGGACGAACTGCTCCGGCGGCGTCTGGAGGAGAACCCCGGGATCGGCGTGGACTACGCCTCGCTGCTCAATGAACTGTTCCGGGAGGCCCCGTTCCCGGCGGCCAACCGCTCGCTGACCGACTACGAGCCCGTCCGGCTTCCGTACACCCGGCGCGAGGCCACCTACACGAGCAACTTGTTGCTGCTGCTGTGCCTCGTGCGTTCGGAGCCGGTGGACGCGCGGGAGCTGTTCCCCGGCGCGTCCGAGCCCCACCAGGAGCTCCAGCACGTCACGTCGATGTGGCGCACCCTCCCCGGCTCGGAGTGGTTCAGCATCGTGTCGACGCTGCGCGTGCGCCACCTGAACGGCTGGGAGGACGACGGCCCCGTCACCGTCATCGAGCGCGAGGACGGCTCCCCCGTCGACATCGGCGAGTGCCTGGGCTTCGAGATCCGGGCGAACCATGAGGCGACCCCGTCGCTGACCGACCCCTACGGCATCACCGTGCCCTACGAGACCACCACATCGCGCCTGCTGCGGTCGATGGCGATGCGCGTCAACGGGACAGCGGCGCGCTTCACCCTGGGCATGCTCCCCTACCTGCGGCACGTCTCCACGGACCTGGCCACCTGGTACCTGGACCAGGACTCCAGGTCCGCATGGATCGAGCTGCACGAGATCCTGAAGCTCCGCCTGGAACCGGTCACCGCCGACCCGGACGGTCGTCTGGACACCTACGGGAGACTCCTCGGCCAGCCCTCGCTCGGCAGGATCGAACTCCTGGTCCTGCGCCAGGCGGCGGAGGACCTGCCGATGCTGTCGCCGGAGCGACGCGCCGACCTCGTGGGCACGGTGCACTCCTTCGTGCGCGGCCTGGAGTCCGCCGTGGTCGGCAGCGCACTCGGCCTGGATGCGGTGCTGCCCGTTCTGGAGGCCCTGCGCAAGTACGACCGCGATCTTCCGACCCACAGGGTCCTGACGCTGGCCGCCGAGAACACGGCCCATGCCGCTCTTCCCGGAACCGACCCCTTCGCCATCGCGCCGCCCACGGGCCGGCTGCCCTACAACAGCGCCGGGTACTACGGGGACGACGGCCGGCTCGACGTCAGATCCCGGCCGCGTCCCTGA
- a CDS encoding SIR2 family NAD-dependent protein deacylase: MASITTDSTLFADPEGFERAAELMASAGRITVLTGAGVSTDSGIPDFRGPQGVWTKDPGAEALSDFDTYMGDVTVRRQVWLARRSHQAWSAQPNAAHRALAGLAGTGRLRALITQNIDGLHQRGGTPADEVIEVHGTLLWVRCTRCALRTPAEEVLARLDEESDPKCLRCGGIQKSDTISFGQRLDPEVIESAAQAARECDVFVAVGTSLSVHPVAGLCDVAMMARASLVVVNAEPTPYDDFASAVLHDPIGDVVPALVERVRDAAGI; this comes from the coding sequence ATGGCCTCGATCACCACCGACTCCACGCTGTTCGCCGACCCCGAGGGCTTCGAGCGGGCCGCCGAACTGATGGCCTCCGCCGGCCGCATCACCGTCCTCACCGGAGCGGGCGTGTCCACCGACTCGGGCATCCCCGACTTCCGCGGACCCCAGGGCGTGTGGACCAAGGACCCCGGCGCCGAGGCGCTGTCCGACTTCGACACCTACATGGGCGACGTGACCGTCCGCCGCCAGGTGTGGCTGGCCCGCCGCTCGCACCAGGCGTGGAGCGCCCAGCCCAACGCCGCGCACCGCGCCCTGGCCGGTCTGGCCGGGACGGGCCGGCTCCGGGCGCTCATCACCCAGAACATCGACGGGCTGCACCAGCGCGGCGGGACGCCGGCCGACGAGGTCATCGAGGTGCACGGCACCCTGCTGTGGGTCCGGTGCACGCGCTGCGCCCTGCGCACCCCGGCCGAGGAGGTCCTCGCCCGCCTGGACGAGGAGTCCGACCCCAAGTGCCTGCGCTGCGGCGGGATCCAGAAGTCGGACACCATCTCCTTCGGCCAGCGGCTCGACCCGGAGGTCATCGAGAGCGCCGCCCAGGCCGCACGCGAGTGCGACGTGTTCGTGGCCGTGGGGACGTCCCTGTCGGTGCACCCGGTGGCGGGGCTGTGCGACGTGGCCATGATGGCGCGGGCGAGCCTGGTCGTCGTCAACGCCGAGCCGACGCCCTACGACGACTTCGCGAGCGCGGTGCTGCACGATCCCATCGGCGACGTCGTCCCGGCCCTGGTCGAACGGGTCAGGGACGCGGCCGGGATCTGA
- a CDS encoding glycoside hydrolase family 15 protein: MGVSRVPGWIEDYAMIGDMQTAALVGRDGSIDWACLPDFDSSACFSALLGDEQNGSWSLRPADGEPNSTRRHYRGETLILESEWDTDTGSVRVIDFMPPRGGAPHIVRIVEGLSGAVEMHTTMRIRYDYGHVVPWMHRAGTELVAIAGPDAIWLSAPVALRGHNFTHDANFTVTAGQRVPFVMTWHPSQVEESDHLDAEKALSRTERFWEKWVSQCTYDGPYREAVIRSLITLKALTYRPTGGIVAAPTTSLPEEIGGVRNWDYRYCWLRDATITLEALIRSGYKDEALAWREWLVRAVAGEPQLMQIMYGIRGERRLTEWEADWLPGYEASRPVRIGNAAVGQYQLDVYGEVMDVLHLARRSGIRGGDHLWGLQRSLVNYLEWCWDEPDEGLWEVRGPRQHFVHSKVMAWVAADRAVRSIEEFGKEGPVERWRALRDTIHAEVCEYGYDPQRNTFTQYYGSKELDAALLLIPEVGFLPYDDPRVIGTIEAIRKDLMVDGFVLRYRTDLENSADQLPGDEGAFLACSFWMANALLSIGRQEEAKELFERLLSLRNDLGLLAEEWDPRLGRQVGNFPQAFSHVPLVTTALNLADRQGGWRAE; this comes from the coding sequence ATGGGGGTGAGCCGCGTGCCCGGCTGGATTGAAGACTACGCAATGATCGGCGACATGCAGACCGCCGCGCTGGTCGGGCGCGACGGTTCCATCGACTGGGCGTGTCTGCCGGATTTCGACTCCTCGGCCTGTTTCTCCGCCCTGCTCGGCGACGAACAGAACGGAAGCTGGTCGCTGCGCCCCGCCGACGGTGAACCGAACTCCACCCGGCGCCACTACCGGGGCGAGACGCTCATCCTGGAATCGGAGTGGGACACCGACACCGGATCGGTCCGGGTCATCGACTTCATGCCGCCGCGCGGCGGCGCCCCGCACATCGTGCGCATCGTCGAGGGCCTGAGCGGCGCGGTCGAGATGCACACCACCATGCGGATCCGCTACGACTACGGGCACGTGGTGCCCTGGATGCACCGGGCCGGCACCGAACTCGTCGCCATCGCGGGCCCCGACGCGATCTGGCTGAGCGCCCCCGTGGCCCTGCGGGGACACAACTTCACCCATGACGCGAACTTCACCGTCACCGCCGGCCAACGCGTGCCGTTCGTGATGACCTGGCACCCCTCCCAAGTGGAGGAGTCCGATCATTTGGACGCTGAGAAAGCGCTCTCCCGCACCGAGCGGTTCTGGGAGAAATGGGTCAGCCAGTGCACCTACGACGGCCCCTACCGCGAGGCCGTCATCCGCTCGCTCATCACCCTCAAGGCCCTCACCTACCGACCCACCGGCGGTATCGTCGCGGCACCCACCACCTCCCTCCCCGAGGAGATCGGGGGCGTGCGCAACTGGGACTACCGGTACTGCTGGCTGCGTGACGCCACCATCACCCTGGAGGCGCTGATCCGCTCCGGCTACAAGGACGAGGCCCTCGCCTGGCGCGAGTGGCTGGTCCGCGCCGTGGCCGGCGAACCCCAGCTCATGCAGATCATGTACGGCATCCGCGGCGAGCGGCGGCTGACCGAGTGGGAGGCCGACTGGCTGCCCGGCTACGAGGCCTCGCGCCCGGTCCGCATCGGCAACGCCGCCGTCGGCCAGTACCAGCTGGACGTGTACGGCGAGGTCATGGACGTGCTGCACCTGGCCCGGCGCTCGGGGATCCGCGGCGGCGACCACCTGTGGGGGCTCCAGCGCTCCCTGGTGAACTACCTGGAATGGTGCTGGGACGAGCCCGACGAGGGCCTGTGGGAAGTGCGCGGTCCCCGCCAGCACTTCGTGCACTCCAAGGTCATGGCCTGGGTGGCGGCCGACCGCGCGGTGCGCAGCATCGAGGAGTTCGGCAAGGAGGGCCCGGTCGAGCGCTGGAGGGCCCTGCGCGACACCATCCACGCCGAGGTCTGCGAGTACGGCTACGACCCCCAACGCAACACCTTCACCCAGTACTACGGCAGCAAGGAGCTGGACGCGGCCCTGCTGCTGATCCCCGAAGTCGGCTTCCTCCCCTACGACGACCCCCGCGTGATCGGCACCATCGAGGCGATCCGCAAGGACCTGATGGTCGACGGCTTCGTGCTGCGCTACCGCACGGACCTGGAGAACTCCGCCGACCAGCTGCCGGGCGACGAGGGCGCCTTCCTGGCGTGCAGCTTCTGGATGGCCAACGCGCTGCTGTCCATCGGCCGCCAGGAGGAGGCCAAGGAGCTGTTCGAGCGCCTGCTGTCGCTGCGCAACGACCTGGGCCTGCTGGCCGAGGAGTGGGACCCGCGGCTGGGCCGCCAGGTCGGCAACTTCCCCCAGGCGTTCAGCCACGTGCCCCTGGTGACCACCGCCCTCAACCTCGCCGACCGTCAGGGCGGCTGGCGCGCCGAGTGA
- a CDS encoding uracil-DNA glycosylase: MSSRDLNEIMDNGWAKALEPVAPQIATMGDFLRQEIAEGRTYLPAGEHVLRAFQQPFDDVRVLIVGQDPYPTPGNPVGLSFSVAPDVRLPASLRNIYKEMQDDLGTPMPSNGDLTPWTEQGVLLLNRVLTVAPGKAGSHRGKGWEAVTEQAIRALSERGKPLVAILWGRDARNLRPMMPGVPCVESAHPSPLSARNGFFGSKPFSRTNAMLEEMGAQPVNWQLP, from the coding sequence ATGTCTTCCAGGGACCTGAACGAAATCATGGACAACGGTTGGGCGAAGGCCCTCGAGCCGGTCGCCCCGCAGATCGCCACGATGGGCGACTTCCTCCGCCAGGAGATCGCCGAGGGGCGGACCTACCTGCCCGCCGGCGAGCACGTGCTGCGGGCCTTCCAGCAGCCCTTCGACGACGTGCGCGTGCTCATCGTGGGCCAGGACCCCTATCCCACCCCCGGCAACCCGGTCGGCCTGAGCTTCTCCGTCGCCCCGGACGTGCGCCTGCCCGCGAGCCTGCGCAACATCTACAAGGAGATGCAGGACGACCTCGGCACCCCCATGCCGTCCAACGGCGACCTGACGCCGTGGACCGAGCAGGGCGTCCTGCTGCTCAACAGGGTGCTGACGGTCGCTCCGGGCAAGGCCGGATCGCACCGGGGCAAGGGCTGGGAGGCCGTCACCGAGCAGGCGATCCGCGCGCTGTCCGAGCGCGGCAAGCCGCTCGTGGCGATCCTGTGGGGCCGCGACGCGCGCAACCTGCGCCCGATGATGCCGGGCGTGCCGTGTGTGGAGTCCGCGCACCCGAGCCCGCTCTCCGCGCGCAACGGCTTCTTCGGCTCCAAGCCGTTCAGCAGGACCAACGCGATGCTGGAGGAGATGGGCGCACAGCCCGTGAACTGGCAGCTGCCCTGA